The segment CGTTGTTCAGCATGACCCGCGTCCCCTTGACGATGGTGTCGAGCATCTGCTGGCGCTTCTGCTGCTGCTTCTTCTGCGAACGGAACGTGAAGAAGAACATCACGCCGAGCACCACCAGCATGAGGATGATCGGATTTGCGAAGAACGGAACCTGCTGCGGCGGCTGTTCCTGCCCCGCGGCGGCCGCAGGATCGACCGCAACCGTTTCAGTCGCCTTCACCGCGTTCGAAACCGCCGCATTGCCTGCCTGGGCCGGAGCTCCCGGACCGATCGAAACTGTTTTCGGGGCAGCGTCCGCCAGAATGAAATTCAAACTCATGTCTTCTCCTTAAACGTATGGTTGTTGCGTGACTGCGTTATGGAACTAATATGACATCTTTTCAACGTTCTTTCAAGCCCGCCGCCTGAAAATGCGCCTGAATTTGTTCGATCGGCTCCCCATCCGGCGCCAGATGAAGCATTTCGCACCGGCCGGAACCGTTCGCCGGCAGTTCCCGGCTAAACGGAACCGCGAGCCGGTACCCCCCGAAGGTGCGGGCGATCGATACATGCTGCCGAAACGCGGAAGCGAACGCCTCCGGCTCCTCCGGCCAGCGCAAAAAAAGAATGGAAATCTCCAGATTTCTCCGCCGGAGCTCCCGGATCACGAACAGATGCTCCGCCGGGCACGTCGGCTCCGGACCGCCGTCCAGCGCGATGCCGAGCCCGAAAGCGCCGCGTTTTCCGAACGGCAGGGCGCGGACCTTCGCGGCAAAGTCGGCGAGCGTTCCGAACCGGGCGACGCACGCCCCGGCGGTCTCGGAATTGAAGAAAAACGCCTGCCGGTCCTCCGTGATGAAATGCTTTCCGGCATAATCGGCCGCGGCCGAAAGAGCGGCCGGGGCCGGGGAAGGAGACAGCGTAATGAACGTCGCCCCGCCGGCCAGCGCCGCCTCACAGGCGGAGACCGTCCCGGCGCGGCCGCCGTCCACGGCGTACCCGCTCCGGCAGTCGCAGGAAAAAATCTCGAACACGGCCCGGACGGCAGCCGTCCCATCTCCCGAAAGCACCGGAAACACGCCATTGCGGGCAAAAAGGCCGATCCGCTCCGCCGCTTCGCCGTCAAGCCGGACTCCGGCCGAAAGAGCGCACGCGGGGGGAGCCGAGGGAGCACACCAGGGGAAATGACGCCGGAGCGCGGCAGCATTGGCCGCGGAATGCCCGCAGCGCAACAGAACGCCGCCGTCCGCCAGCGCCGTCTGCTCCCCTTCGAAACCGTCAGGCAGACGCCTCCGGCTGTCGGCGACGACCAGCAGGAGCGGAACGCCGTCTTCGGAACCGGCCAGGACCGCGCTGCGCCCGAGCAGATGGAGCGAAGCGGGACGGGGCGAGAAGCCGCCGTGTTTCTCCGGCAGCAGCGGCCTGATCTCCGCCTCACTTTTTCCAAGCAAAGCGAGGATATTTTGCGCGAACTCCGTCATCGTCTCCCGTCATGGATTGAACAAAACAGTTTAATATATCACAAACAACCTGATATTCAAGGACAAGGCACTTGAATTTTCCAAAACGGCATGCCAGATTAATGAGAGTCAATCAGGAGGACACCATGTTACGCGACGCATTCAGAATGAAACTGAAACCCGGCTGCATCGAGGAGTACCGCAAACGCCACGACCGGATCTGGCCCGAGCTGGTCAAAGCCCACTCCGACTGCGGCATTTGCGACTATTCGATCTATCTCGACGAGGAGACGCTCACGCTCTTCGCCTTCCGCCGCCTCACCGAAAAGAACACCGCCGACCGCATGGGCGAACTCGACATCGTCAAAAAGTGGTGGGAATACAACCGCGACCTCATGGAGGTCAACCCGGACAACTCCCCCGTCTTTACCCCGCTTGTCGAAGTGTTCCACATGGATTGAATCCGAATACGGAAAACCGGGCGGAAATCCATATCCCGCCCGGCGCCTCCTCTCCCCTACAGCCCCCTGCTGATGCGGATCGAGCAGAAGTTCGGCCCGCACATCGTGCAGAACTGCTCGTCGCCGTGGCCGTGGTCCGGCGGCAGGTCGCGTTCCGCCAGCGCTTCGGCGCGCAGCTCCCGCGCTTTCTCCGGATCGAGCGCGCACTCGAACTGCTTCTCCCAGTCGAACTCGGCGCGGGCGCGGCTGATCGCGTCATCGCGGTCGCGGGCGCCGGGCTTGCCGAGCGCCACATCGGCGGCATGGGCAGCGATCTTGTAGGCGACCACCCCGTCGCGCACATCGCGGGCGTTCGGCAGCCCGAGATGCTCCTTCGGCGTCACATAGCAGAGCATAGCCGCGCCCGAATAAGCCGCCATCGTCGCGCCGATCGCGCTCGTGATATGGTCGTAACCCGGCGCGCAGTCGATCACCACCGGACCGAGCACGTAAAACGGCGCGTCGCCGCAGCGCTCGCGCTCGCGGGTCATATTCATCTCGACCTCGTTGAACGGGATATGGCCGGGCCCTTCCACCATGGCCTGCACATCGGCGGCGCGGCAGCGGCTCACGAGTTCGCCGAGCACGTCGAGCTCGGCGAACTGCGCTTCGTCGCTCGCATCCGCGAGGCAGCCGGGGCGCATGCCGTCGCCGAGCGACAGCGTCACGTCATAGCGGCGGCAGATCTCCAGAATTTTGTCGAACGCCGTGTAAAACGGATTTTCGCGGTCGAACTTGTTCATCCAGGCCGCGAGGATCGAGCCGCCGCGGCTGACGATGCGCAGCAGCCGCTTCTTCGCCGCCGGAACCTGCGCCCTGAGCAGCCCGGCGTGGATGGTCATGTAATCGACCCCCTGCTCCGCCTGCTCCTGCATGACCTGCAGAATCAGCTCTTCGGTCAGGTTGTCCACCGTGCCGCAGCGCGCGAGAACTTCGTAGAGCGGCACCGTGCCGACCGGAATCGGACTGTGCTCGATGATCGAGCGCCGGATCTCGTTGATGTTGCCGCCGGTGCTCAGGTCCATGACCGTGTCGGCGCCGTATCTGACCGAATAATTGAGCTTCTCGAGCTCCTGGCGCGGACAGCTCGCCACGGCGGAGTTGCCGATATTCGCATTGATCTTGGTTTTCAGAATCCGCCCGATGCCGATCGGCTCGAGGTTTCTGTGGTTGATGTTCGCCGGAATCACGATCGTACCGGCCGCAACCCCCGCGCGGATCGTCTCCGCCGGGAGCTTTTCAAGCTCGGCCACACGCTGCATGGCCGCGGTAATGATGCCGGCTTTCGCCTGTGCCGGCTGCGTCATGATCTTCATTCGTACTCCTTTGTTCCCCGAAAAGTTGCTTTTTCTTCGGCCACGGGCCTCAGGTCTTTCGGGCACTGCGCCCAAAAGCTCCGGGTTCTTTTCGGGGGCCCCGCTCTCTGAAGAGACCGTGCCCCGCACTGCGTGTCGGGCGGCTCCGCCGTACTCTCTCCTCCGAGAAAGGCATTGTTAATGTTTCGATGGATTCTCCAACAAATTTTCGAGCGCCGCGATGGTCCGGTCGGCCGCGCCGGCATGGCGGCGGATCACCTGCCCGGCCCGTTTACCGAGCTCCACGCGCATCTTCTCGTCGGTCAGCAGCTTCCGCAGCTGTTCGTAAAGTTCGCCGTCGCCGGTGACGGTCGCCACTGCGTTCTCCTGCAGCAGCACCTTCAGGATAAAACGGAAATTCCGCAGCACGTGACCGGTCACGATCGGCTTCGACAGCAGCGCCGGCTCGATGAGGTTATGCCCCTCGTCATGCCCGGCCAGGCTCTTGCCCATGATGACCAGGTCGGCGCCGTTCATGAGCTTCAGCATCTCGCCGGTCGTATCGGCCAGAAGCACATCCGCCGGTTCGGCAGCCTCCCCGCCGGAACTCCGCCGCGAAAAACGAACCCCGAGGCGCTTCAGCATCTCGACGATATCGGCGGCCCGCTCGACGTGACGCGGAACCAGCACCAGCTTCAGATTCGGAATCTCCTTCCGGAGCCGGAGATAGGTTTCCGTCACGAGCTCCTCCTCGCCCGGATGGGTCGAGGCGGCCAGCAGGACCAGATGCTTCCCGGGGCCGAAGCAGGCGGAATAGCCCGCGTCCGGCAGTTCGCCCGGCGCCTTCTGGTCGAACTTCAGATTGCCGGAGACAACGACGTTCGCTTCGGGCGAAACCGACAGATAACGCTCCGCATCCGCCTCGGTCTGCACCGAAATCAAATTGAACATCTTCAGCAGCGGGCCGAAAAAACAACGGATTTTCCGGTAGCCCTTGACCGAGTGGTCCGACATCCGGCCGTTCACCAGCGTGACCGGAATGCCGCGCTTCCGCGTTTCCGCCACCAGGTTCGGCCAGATTTCGGTTTCGAAAATCACCAGCATCGACGGCTTCAGCACCGAAAGAGCCCGCCGGACCATCCAGAGGAAATCGATCGGGCAGAAAATCACCGCCGTATTCGCCGGCGCCTGATTCCGCACGAGCTCCTGACCGGTCGTGGTCGTGGTCGATAAAATGAACTTCCGCTCCGGATGCTTCGCCTGCCAGGCGCGCAGCAGCGACAGCGCCACCACCGCCTCGCCGACGCTGACCGCGTGAACCCAGACCGCGCCGTGAAACGCCTCAAGCTCCTTCACCCGCTCCGGGGTGAAACAGCCGAAACGCTCCATGAACGTGTTTTTCCAGCCCGGCCGGTGCCGGTATTTCAGGTAAAGCCCCGGCACGTAAAAGAGAAAGCCGACCGGCATGAACAGATTGTAGATCAAGCGAAACATTTATTCCACCGTGACGCTCTTCGCGAGGTTGCGCGGCTGGTCGATTTCACAACCGCGCTCCACCGCGATGTAGTAGGCAAACAGCTGAAGCGCCACCGTCGTCGGGAGGGGAGCGATGAAACGCGAACAATGCGGAATGAAAATCACATCGTCGGTCAGGTTCTCGACCTCGCGGTCGCCGGCCGTCGCCACGGCGACCACCGGAGCGCGCCGCGCGCGGCACTCCTGAATGTTCCCGAGAATCTTGTCGCGCCCCGGAATGTCATTGGCCAGCGCCAGCACCGGGTGGCGTTCGTCCAGCAGCGAAATCGGGCCGTGCTTCAGCTCGGCGGCATGATACCCTTCGGCATGGACGTAGCTGATCTCCTTGAGCTTCAGGGCCCCTTCAAGCGCGGTCGGGTAGAGGCAGCCGCGGCCGATATAGAAGAAATCGTCGAACCCGGCGTAACGCTTCGCGATCGCACGGATCTCCTCCGCCTGGGCCAGCACGCTGCGGATCAGCTCCGGCGTCTGCTCGATCTCGCGCACCAGCTCGCACCCTTCGCTGCGGCTCAGCCGCCGGTTGCGCCCGAGCAGCAGCGCCATCAGCAGAAGCACGGCGACCTGACTCGAAAACGCCTTCGTCGACGCGACGCTGATCTCCGGCCCCGCATGCAGATAGACGCCGCGCCCGGCCTCGCGGGCGATGGTCGAACCGACCACGTTGCAGAGCGCCGAAATATAGGCCCCCTTGCCGACCGCCTCGCGGACCGCCGCGATCGTGTCGGCGGTTTCGCCGGACTGGCTGATCGGAATCACGAGCGTATTCGGCTCGATGATCGGGTTGCGGTAACGGAACTCCGCCGCCTGCTCGACCGAAGTCGAAATTCCGGCGATGTCCTCAAAGTAATACTCCGCCACCATGCCGGCGTGCATGCTGCTGCCGCAGGCCGCGATGACGATGCGCGAAATCTGCGCCAGTTCGCACGGCGAAAACCCCAGGCCGTTCAGGATGGCCGTGCCCATCTCGTAGTTGATCCGTCCGCGGATCGCATTTTCGATGGTCTCGGGCTGCTCGAAGATCTCCTTGAGCATGAAGTGCGGATAGTTGCCCTTTTCGGCCGCCGCCGCATCCCAGTCGATATTCGCGACCTCCCGCTCGACGGGGACATTCGAGATATCGCGCAGATCGACGCTTTCGGGCGAAATCGCCGCGATGTCGCCGTCATTCAGGTAAATGACCTGCCGCGTGTGGGTCAGGAGCGCCGCGATGTCGCTCGCAATCAGGTTTTCGCCGCTGCCGAGCCCGATGACCAGCGGGCTGCCCTTGCGGGCGGCGACGATGAGTCCCGGGTGGTGCACCGAAACGACCGCGAGACCGTAGGTGCCGGAGACCTGCCGCAGCGCGGCGGCCGTCGCGGCCAGCAGATCGCCGTTGTACGCGTCGGCGATCAGGTGGACGATCACTTCGGAGTCGGTCTGCGAACGGAAGCGGTACCCCTTCTTCTCCAGATGGCTCCGCAGCTCATGATGGTTTTCGACGATGCCGTTGTGGACGATCGCGAACTCCCGCTTCCCGTCGCAGTGAGGATGCGCGTTGACCGTCGACGGCACCCCGTGCGTGGCCCAGCGCGTATGCGCAATGCCGCAGCCGGTAAACTCCCGGAGCCCGGACTCGGCCTGAAGCGCCGCCTCGAGCCGCGCCACCTTGCCGACCTCCTTGAGCTCCGCCATCATCCCGGCCCCGGCCAGCGCCATGCCGGACGAATCATAACCGCGATATTCCAGACGTTTCAGACCATCCAGGAGGATCGGCGGAACGGCGCGGGCGCCGGTATATCCGATAATTCCACACATAAGACGTTTCTACTCCATTTCCTGCGAAAAGTGAGTTGCAATATATTCGGCCGCCTCTTCCAGCGAACCGAGAATCTTGGTGCAGTAGCGGACCATCCACGGACTGCACTCCCGGTATTCATAGGGAGAAAACGCCACCACGAACTTGCCGAGCACGTGCGAAGCGTAAAAAACCTCCATGCTCGTTCCGATGCTCGGACGGCTGTAATTGACCAGAATAATATCCGCGTTGCGGACGTCGAGCAAATCGAATTCGACGATCTCGTTCGCGCTGTCCACTTCACGGTCGACGAATTTGCGCCGCATCGGGTCGAGCAGCCGGTAGCGGCCCGCCAGGAGGCTCTTCGCGCACTCGCGCCACTCCCGCGCCGCCCCCGCATGCTCATCCATGATCGGGCCCGACAGATAGATCGTTTTCAGGTTGTTTTCCCTTTTATCCATCAAATAACAGCTTCTTCAGATATTGACGATTTCAGGCGCGCGCAGATGAATCAGCGCCTCGGAAATGGCCAGCGCGTCGGTCGCATTCGTGCAGGCCAGCGCGGCCTGCGCGGTCTCCTGCATCTCGAACATCGACATGCTGCGGATCACCCGGCGCACCACCGCGATCGACGACGGCGCCATGCTGAGCTCATGTACGCCGATCCCGGCCAGCAGCGGAACCATATATGCGTCGGCGGCGGCCTGCCCGCAGACGCTGACCCAGATATTGTGCCGGTTCGCCGCCTCGACGCAGTTGCGGATCAGCCCCAGGATCGCGGGGTGGGACGGCCGGTACAGATAGGCCACCCGCTCATTGCCGCGGTCGATCGCCATCGTGTACTGGACAAGGTCGTTGGTCCCGATGCTGAAAAAGTCGACCATCGGGGCGAACTTGTCCGCCATCAGCGCCGCGGCGGGCGTTTCGATCATGATGCCGAGCGGCAGGTGCGACATATATTCGAGCTTCTCGTTCTCAAGCTGCTGCTGGAGCTGCCCGATGATCGAACGGACCTCGATCACCTCGCGGATGCTGCTCACCATCGGCAGCATGACCCGCAGATTCCCGAAAACCCCGGCCCGCAGCAGCGCACGCAGCTGGGTCTCGAGAATATCGCGCCGTTCGTGCAGACAGAGCCGGATTCCGCGCAGCCCCAGGAACGGATTCTGCTCGTTCGCCCGGTAGATGTTCGTATTGAATTTGTCGCCGCCGACGTCGAGCGTGCGCACGATCAGGGGCGCGTTGTCGCACTCGACCAGCAGCTTCTTGTAAACCTCGAACTGCTCTTCCTCATCCGGCAGGGTCTGCCGGTTCATATACAGATATTCGGTGCGGAAAAGGCCGATTCCGCTGGCGCCGCACCGCTTGACCTCGCCGACCTTGTCGGGAGAATCGAGGTTCGCGGCCAGCTGAACGATGAAGCCGTCGGTCGTCTCCGGCCGCAGCTCGCTTTCGCTCTCGAGCCGGCTCCAGAGCTGGCCGGCCTCGGCTTTTTTCAGGCGGTACGCCTCTTCGGTGCGGGCATCCGGATTGATCAGGAGCTTGCCGCTGTAACCGTCGATGATGAGCTTGTCGTCCGCCGTAAGCTGTTCGGGCAGTTCGGGCGGAATCCCGACCACGGCCGGGAGCCGCATCGACCGGGCCAGAATCGCGGTATGGCTGGTCGCACTGCCGGTTTCGACCGCGAAGCCGAGCACCTTTTCGACGTCGAGCTGGGCGGTTTCGGAGGGCGACAGATTGTGTGCGACGATGATACGGCGGTCGTCGAGGTCGATCTCGTGACCGTGCACATGGATATTCGTCAGGTTCGACAGAATGCGGGCCGAAACGTCGCGGATGTCCGCGGCGCGCTCGCGCAGGTATTCGTCCGCCATCCCGGCAAAAACGTTTGCAAAATGTTCGCTGGCAAGATAGAGCGCGTATTCGGCAACATAGTGTTTCTCCCGGATTCCCTTCTCCGCCTCGGCGATCATGGTACGGTCGTCGACGATCATGATATGCGCGTCGAAAATCTCCGCTTCCTGGGCCTTCAGCTTGTTGCGGACCTCCTGCCGGAGCTCGACCAGCTGGGTCCGGGTCAGCGCGAGGGCGGCCGAAAGGCGCGAGAGCTCCGCCGGGATTTCATCTTCGGTGATCCGGTGCGGCTCGGGCTCGCGGTATCGGGTCTGGCCGGTCACGCGCATCGTTCGCCCGATGGCGATGCCGGGAGAAACGGCGAGCGCCTGAATCGTCTGTGTCGGAAGCGCCATGGGAACCTCCTACTCTTCCCCGAACTTCGAAGTGAAGAAATCGACCGCGGCGCGGAACGCCTCCTCCGCCTGCGGGCCGGAGACGCGCAGCAGCAGCCTCGTGCCCCGCCCGGCCGCCAGCATCAGCAGTGAAAGCACGCTGCGGCAGTCGGCGACCTCGCCGCCGTCATCGAGTTTCTCCACACTCATGGACGCATCGTAGCCGGAGGCGATCCTGACCAGCTGCGCCGCGGGGCGCGCATGCAGCCCCATGGCGTTATCCACCGTGATCTCCTGCTCGAAAACGTTCTTTTCGCCCATGAATGTCATCCAGCTCCATCGTGGTTGTTGTTTCCGCTCCATGCCTCACGGGTGATTAATATATACCGTTTTCACGGATAAAGCAACCGCGTCCGGCTTGTAAAATACGGATTTCAACGCTATATTCAACACACAATCCTCAAAAACCATCTGCATCGGCAATAGAAGGAAACACCGCATCATGAATCAGAACTGGCATATTGAAACACAGGCGGTCCAGGCCGGCTACCGGCCCGGCAACGGAGAACCGCGCACGCTGCCGCTCTACCAGAGCACGACCTACAAATACGACGACGCCCAGAGCGTCGCCGACCTCTTCGACCTCAAGAGCGAAGGGTTCTTCTACACCCGGCTCGCAAATCCGACCGTCGACGCATTCGAGAAGAAGATGGCCGCGCTCGAGGGCGGCGTCGCCGCCGTTGCGGTCAGCGCGGGGCAGACCGCCTCGATGCTCGCCATACTGAACATCGCCCGGGCCGGAGACCACATCGTCGCCGTCGCGAGCCTCTACGGCGGAACGGTCTCGCTGTTCACCAACACCTTCAGCAAGCTCGGAATCGAATTCACCTTCGTCCAGCCCGACGCCGACTCGGAGACGGTCCGCAAGGCAATCCGCCCGAACACGAAAGCGATCTTCGCGGAGACGCTCGCGAATCCGGCCCTCATCGTGCTCGATATCGAGCGGTTCGCCGGCATCGCCCACGAAGCCGGGATTCCGCTCATCGTCGACAACACCTTTCCGACCGCCTATCTCTGCCGCCCGTTCGACTTCGGCGCGGACATCGTGACCCACTCGACCAGCAAATACACCGACGGCCACGCCATGGCCATCGGCGGAATCGTCATCGAAAAGGGGAATTTCAACTGGAGCAACGGCAAGTTCCCGGACTTCACGGAGCCGGATCCGGCCTATCACGGGCTGGTCTATATGGAGAACTTCAAGGCCGCCCCGTTCTCGGTCAAGCTGCGGGTGCAGTTCATCCGCGACATGGGGGTCCCGATGGCGCCTTTCAACGCGCTGCTCGCCAACCTCGGGCTTGAAACGCTGCACATCCGCATGCAGCGCCACTGCGAAAATGCGATGGCGATGGCGGAGTTCCTCGAGAATCACCCGAAGGTCAGCTGGGTCAACTATCCGGGCCTCAAATCGAGCAGCCAGTACGAACTGGCGAAAAAATACATGCCGAAGGGCTGCTCCGGCGTGATCTGCTTCGGAGTGAAGGGCGGAAAGGCGGCCGGCGAACGGGTCATGAACTCCCTGAAGCTCGCGGCGATCGTCGTCCATGTGGCCGACGTCCGCACCTGCGTGCTGCATCCGGCCAGCATGACCCACCGCCAGCTCTCCGACGCCGAGCTCAAAGCCGCCGGCGTCTCCCCGGATATGATCCGGCTTTCCGTCGGAATCGAAAACATCGACGATATCAAAGCCGACTTCGATCAGGCCCTCGCCAACGCCTGACCGGTCCGCGTCCCCTTCCGGGCCCCGGAGGGGGACGTTTCGTCCCGCTCCGACTCCCGGGGCGCAAAAGCGCGGTCAGAGTGCGTGTGCCGCCCAGAGCAGTCCGCGCAGCGTCAGTTCGCGCGCTTCGGGGACATCGAAATCCGCCGCAACGTGTCCGAGCGAGCAGTAGAACACCCGGCCTTTTCCGTAGTGCCGCTTCCATGCCGCCGGCATGATCGTCCCGGCAATCCAGTCGGCGTGCCGGCCGTCGAAGCGCGTGACGGCGAGCACCTCATTGCCCGGGTCGGTGTGCATGTAATACTGCTCGGAATGCATCGCAAACGTGCCGATTCCGGCTGTAATCGGATCATTCTTCACGACTTCGATCGTATAGTCGATCGCGTTGCCGGGGTGGGCGACCCACTGGCCGCCGACCATCCACTGATACTCGGTCTCCTGCCGGAACGCGTCGCCCATGCCGCCGTGCCAGCCGCCGATGCCGACCCCGGAGCGGACCGCCTCAAGCAGCCCCCTGAGTTCCTCCTTCGCGATGGACGACATGGTCCACACCGGCACGATCAGGTCGAACGTCTTCATTTTCTCCGTATCCGCCAGGGGAGAGAGCGAATCGACGCGTTCGACCGCGAATCCCTTCTCCGCCAGCAGCTTCGCAAACAAGGCGGAAGTCTGCTCCGGCTCATGGCCGCTCCAGCCGCCCCAGGTGATGAATGCTTTCCGGTTCATTTTCATGCCTCCAATTCAAGTTGACCGTGCCGGAGTCCGACCGGCAACGGCGCCGGGCGTTCGCAGGTCGATTGCACTTTGACGAATGCGCCAGTCCGCGCGGAATCACTGATGCCGCACATGACATCGAGAACGTGGAACGCAAGTTCTCCGCAGGCGCGGGCCGGAACGCCGCCTGAAAGCGAGCGGGCCAGATCCGCCGCCCCGATGCCGCGCATATTGTCGGTGTAGCCGTGCGTGAGCTTCAGTTTCGCCCACTCGGCCAGATGCGGCAGGAAAAGCCGGACCTCGCCGCCGAAGCAGTTCGGGTCCGGCACCGACAACGATCCCGCCGTGCCGTGCAGCTCGATGCAGGGCAGAGAGTGCTTCCAGACGTCGAAGCTCATCGCGAGATTCACCAGTGCGCCCGACGCGAAGCGCAGCACGGCCGCGATATGCGTGTCGACCTCGACTTTGCAGCTTTTTTCGGTCGCGGCAGGGGCCGTGATTTCGCGTTCGTCGAAGGCGCGTCCGCCGAACGCCGCAACTTCGGCCACCGGGCCGAGCAGATTGACCAGCGCAGTCAGGTAATAGGGCCCCATGTCGAACAGCGGGCCGCCGCCGCGCCGGTAGTAGAAAGCCGGGTTCGGGTGCCAGCTCTCGTGGCCGTGACACTGCATGAATGCGGTTCCGGCGACCACCTTCCCGATCGCGCCCGCATCGACCAGCCGGCGGCAGGTCTGGTGCGCGCCGCCGAGAAACGTATCCGGAGCGCCGCCGGTCCGGAGTCCTTTCGAAGCGGCGAGCGCGAGCACTTCACGTCCGGCCTCGCGGTCCAGGCCGAACGGCTTTTCGGTGTAAGCATGTTTGCCGGCCATCAGAATCCGCTTGTTGACGGCGGTGTGGAACTCCGGCGTGGTGAGGTTGATGACCAGCCTGATCTCAGGATCGTTCAGCAGCTCTTCGGTCGTCATCGCGCGGAAGCCGTACTGTTCCGCCTTCGCTTTGGCCCGCTCCATCACCAGATCGCTCGCGGCCGCGAGCCGCACGTCCGGGAAAGACGGCAGCGACCGGAAATAGGCGTCGCTGATGTTCCCGCACCCGATCACCCCGATTGCAACGGCATTTTTCATGAATCACCTCGATTTTGACTTGAATGGACGACGGATATAGTATACCTTACATCGTCCCGCAAACCAATAGACAAAAAATTTATTAAAATGGATTATTTATCCAGACACCTGGCCGGACTGCCGCGCCGGCTGAATGTGGCGCCGCAGCTCGATTCGATCGGCTTCATCCCGGAGAAGCGGGATATCGTCGACCGGATTTTCCCGAGCTGGAACTTTTCGTTCGTCCTGGCGGGAGAAGGCTTCTACGAGCTCGGCGGAGTCCGGCACAAAGTCCGCGCGCCGGCGGTGCTGACCCAGTGGCCCGGTGAACCGATGCACTACGGGCCCGACTCCGCCTGGCGTGAAATCTTCCTGATCTACCCGGAAAATTGCGGGGAAAAGCTGCGGGAACTCGGGCTCATGCGGGAGAACCGGCCGTTCTGGCAGGTCGGCAATCCGCACCGACTCTTCGAACTGGCCGAGGAGTTCGAAACGCTCGCGGCCGACGCGGAGCTCGAATCGAACACCGACCGGCTCGACTGCTGCGCGGTACGGCTCGTCCTCGAGAGTTTGCTGGAGAAGCAGCTGGGCGTACCGGGGCGGCTGGAGCCGGAGCTCCGGGCGCTGGCCGGGCAGATCCGGCGGAATCCGTCCCGGCCGTACGACTGGGACGAGGAGGCGGCGAAGCTCGGAATTTCCCGCACGACGTTCCGGCGCTTTTTTCTGGCCTACCTCAATCTGCCGGCGGGGGAGTTCCTGCTGAACGCCCGGATCGACCGGGCGCGGCGGCTGCTGATCGAAACGACGCTGCCGGTCGCGGAGATCGCCCGGCGGTGCGGATTCGCGGACCCGTTCTATTTTTCACGCCGGTTCCGGCTGGAAAACGGCGAGACGGCGAGCGCTTATCGCGACCGCAACCGGGTCGGGGGATGAAAAACAGGCGCGCCGCCCTATCCGTCCCATAGATTACCCGCATTCAAACGTTGCCTGCGGCTCCGATTATTCATCGTATTTTCCTGATACAACGCAATAAACCCTTTAGTCGCTCCGCAGCCTCCGGCCGCTTTCGCTCACACAGGGCAAAGCACCGCAACTTCGCTGCGGATTTTTGCGCAGGGGCTTTGCCCGGGTCCGGCTTGAGGCGTCGCCTCAAACTCCACTCGGAGCTTATCCCTGAATAAGCTCTCAAGGAGTGCGCGTCCTTAAGAATCCCGCCGGGGCCGGACAGCCCTGAACCCGGTCGCTTGCGCTCCCCTTGCGTTTTCAGTCGCCTGTTCCAACCCGGCAGACTTCCAGCAGCATCTCGCCCTCGGTCGGCGGCGTCACCGGGCGCATCCAGAGTTCATTCGAAACGTGTTTCTCCTCCTTCAGCAGCTCCGTTGTCACCGGGTCGAACCAGCGCAGGCAGTACTCCCCGGCCGGAAGCGACACGGCGAGCACCTTCCCCGCCGTCTCCGCCGCATAGGCAAGATAGCGCCCTCCCCCCAGAGACAGCGCCGCCGAACGGCACTCCGGCCGGAACA is part of the Victivallis lenta genome and harbors:
- a CDS encoding Gfo/Idh/MocA family protein encodes the protein MKNAVAIGVIGCGNISDAYFRSLPSFPDVRLAAASDLVMERAKAKAEQYGFRAMTTEELLNDPEIRLVINLTTPEFHTAVNKRILMAGKHAYTEKPFGLDREAGREVLALAASKGLRTGGAPDTFLGGAHQTCRRLVDAGAIGKVVAGTAFMQCHGHESWHPNPAFYYRRGGGPLFDMGPYYLTALVNLLGPVAEVAAFGGRAFDEREITAPAATEKSCKVEVDTHIAAVLRFASGALVNLAMSFDVWKHSLPCIELHGTAGSLSVPDPNCFGGEVRLFLPHLAEWAKLKLTHGYTDNMRGIGAADLARSLSGGVPARACGELAFHVLDVMCGISDSARTGAFVKVQSTCERPAPLPVGLRHGQLELEA
- a CDS encoding AraC family transcriptional regulator, whose translation is MDYLSRHLAGLPRRLNVAPQLDSIGFIPEKRDIVDRIFPSWNFSFVLAGEGFYELGGVRHKVRAPAVLTQWPGEPMHYGPDSAWREIFLIYPENCGEKLRELGLMRENRPFWQVGNPHRLFELAEEFETLAADAELESNTDRLDCCAVRLVLESLLEKQLGVPGRLEPELRALAGQIRRNPSRPYDWDEEAAKLGISRTTFRRFFLAYLNLPAGEFLLNARIDRARRLLIETTLPVAEIARRCGFADPFYFSRRFRLENGETASAYRDRNRVGG